Proteins from a single region of Hymenobacter aquaticus:
- a CDS encoding RagB/SusD family nutrient uptake outer membrane protein produces the protein MKFPRLTALLACTAWLALAGCEDTLDKMDLSAASEDLIFQDESLATLNLSYIYDQNLPTWFGQSGVGLGSTNPSILSDEAAGESVYFEGTVQINTVTDFGTALAANNNYGKVRTINSFLRALDRSPLSKDSKDRLRSQALFFRAWRYFDFVRIYGGVPLVTNPLDAVGVEAKAAAYLPRNTTSATFSRIVADLDTAIAYLPGKWTNSGDWGRVTKGAAAAFKARALLYAASPQFNPNDDVAKWQTAFTASQQAKTLLSANGFGLNASFDQLWFQEINNPEAVLVTGFNNATADPNKKSNSYDNQTRPSYTGTAGGSNQPTWELVKAFPMLDGKKPGESTKYAYSDQLFYKNRDPRFGKTIAYNGAVWPMNGNSSLKIWTYFKGSTTVEPKASNTGFYTRKAVSPTLGVNEVQFSGMDWIEIRYAEVLLNLAESACGAGNLTEAYAQLKAIRQRAGIEAGDGNYGLAPGMSRAQMFDAILYERQIELAFEGKRFWDLRRWKKIESVLNGKRRQGVTITLKSNAPADFATNRDNLDLDQVYTNYFTIAFKSLDTRYAINWKPQYYFFAIPQSAIDNNPAMAQNNTWGGAFDPLQ, from the coding sequence CCCACCTGGTTTGGCCAGAGCGGCGTGGGCCTGGGCAGCACCAACCCCAGCATCCTGTCGGATGAAGCCGCCGGGGAAAGCGTCTACTTCGAAGGCACCGTGCAGATCAACACCGTCACGGACTTCGGCACGGCCCTGGCCGCCAATAACAACTACGGCAAAGTCCGCACCATCAACTCCTTCCTGCGGGCCCTGGACCGCTCGCCGCTGTCGAAGGATTCCAAGGACCGGCTCCGCTCCCAGGCCCTGTTCTTCCGGGCCTGGCGCTACTTCGACTTCGTGCGCATCTACGGCGGCGTGCCGCTGGTAACCAACCCGCTCGACGCCGTGGGCGTGGAAGCCAAGGCGGCCGCCTACCTGCCCCGCAACACGACCAGCGCCACTTTCTCGCGCATCGTGGCCGACTTGGACACGGCTATTGCCTACCTGCCCGGCAAGTGGACCAACTCCGGCGACTGGGGCCGCGTCACGAAAGGGGCCGCGGCGGCCTTCAAGGCCCGGGCCCTGCTGTACGCGGCCAGTCCCCAGTTCAACCCCAACGACGACGTGGCCAAGTGGCAGACCGCCTTTACGGCCAGCCAGCAGGCCAAAACGCTACTTTCCGCCAACGGCTTCGGCCTGAACGCCTCCTTCGACCAGCTGTGGTTTCAGGAGATCAACAACCCGGAAGCCGTGCTCGTGACGGGCTTCAACAACGCCACCGCCGACCCGAACAAGAAAAGCAACAGCTACGACAACCAGACGCGTCCCTCCTACACCGGCACGGCCGGCGGCTCCAATCAGCCCACCTGGGAGCTGGTGAAAGCCTTCCCGATGCTGGACGGCAAGAAGCCCGGCGAATCGACCAAGTACGCCTACTCCGATCAGCTGTTCTACAAAAACCGGGACCCGCGCTTCGGCAAAACCATTGCCTACAACGGCGCGGTGTGGCCCATGAACGGCAACTCCAGCCTGAAAATCTGGACTTACTTCAAAGGCTCGACGACGGTGGAGCCCAAGGCCAGCAACACGGGCTTCTACACCCGCAAGGCCGTGAGCCCCACCCTGGGCGTGAACGAGGTGCAGTTCTCGGGCATGGACTGGATTGAAATCCGCTACGCCGAGGTGCTGCTGAACCTGGCCGAAAGCGCCTGCGGGGCCGGCAACCTCACCGAGGCTTACGCCCAGCTCAAAGCCATCCGGCAGCGGGCCGGCATCGAGGCTGGGGACGGCAACTACGGCCTGGCCCCGGGCATGAGCCGGGCTCAGATGTTCGACGCCATCCTGTATGAGCGGCAGATTGAGCTGGCCTTCGAAGGCAAGCGGTTCTGGGACCTGCGGCGCTGGAAAAAGATTGAGAGCGTGCTCAACGGCAAGCGGCGGCAGGGCGTGACCATCACCCTGAAAAGCAACGCCCCGGCCGACTTCGCCACCAACCGCGACAACCTCGACCTCGACCAGGTGTACACCAACTACTTCACCATCGCCTTCAAGAGCCTCGATACGCGCTACGCCATCAACTGGAAGCCGCAGTACTACTTCTTCGCCATTCCGCAGTCGGCCATCGACAACAACCCGGCTATGGCGCAGAACAACACCTGGGGCGGCGCTTTCGACCCGTTGCAGTAG